Proteins encoded together in one Eublepharis macularius isolate TG4126 chromosome 2, MPM_Emac_v1.0, whole genome shotgun sequence window:
- the LOC129323493 gene encoding uncharacterized protein LOC129323493 — protein sequence MAAIKGRFWKDREVEALLDLLLESGKAARIMCSSHLPTKSLFSRVARQLGARGYPRSADQCRSKFKRIKADFFGALEHWQGIPRMTARPPYFAQMRRLWEQAGRPSWEDRRHAAVQRGIERARPQVRKEEEEEEVEEARPAPEELPPPAVEEQEEGVPEGLEAPPEPPAEQPQDAGMGRDLAIREAALGEDPGGRRGPQQSRLRRPVVEAPPEPPAEQPQDAGMGRDLAIREAALGEDPGGRRGPQQSRLRRPVVEAPPEPPAEQPQVSSVGEAPPTSAPHEGPSTSSMSGPPASNPQGTDNVLNAIEALEGRIMNTLNNVQSRLDTVERLLLYQGRKHRALERRVRALEQQLSAQQSTAREQ from the exons ATGGCGGCGATCAAGGGGCGCTTCTGGAAAGACCGGGAGGTTGAGGCGCTCCTTGACCTACTTCTGGAGAGTGGCAAGGCGGCTCGCATCATGTGCAGCAGCCACCTTCCCACAAAAAGCCTCTTCTCCAGGGTCGCCAGACAGCTTGGCGCGAGGGGTTACCCTCGATCCGCAGACCAATGCCGCTCAAAATTCAAGCGGATCAAGGCGGACTTTTTCGGGGCCCTGGAAcactggcaggggatccctcggatGACTGCGCGGCCGCCCTACTTTGCGCAGATGCGGCGCCTTTGGGAGCAGGCAGGCCGGCCGAGTTGGGAGGACCGGAGACACGCCG CAGTCCAGAGGGGGATAGAGCGCGCAAGGCCACAGGTgcgcaaggaggaggaggaggaggaggtagaggaaGCGAGGCCTGCGCCAGAGGAACTTCCCCCACCTGCTGTCGAGGAGCAAGAGGAGGGTGTGCCCGAGGGATtggaggcaccaccagagccaccggccgagcAGCCCCAAG ATGCTGGGATGGGCAGAGACCTGGCCATTCGGGAGGCAGCTCTGGGGGAAGACCCTGGCGGCAGGCGTGGGCCACAACAGAGCCGGCTGCGCCGACCTGTGgtggaggcaccaccagagccaccggccgagcAGCCCCAAG ATGCTGGGATGGGCAGAGACCTGGCCATTCGGGAGGCAGCTCTGGGGGAAGACCCTGGCGGCAGGCGTGGGCCACAACAGAGCCGGCTGCGCCGACCTGTGgtggaggcaccaccagagccaccggccgagcAGCCCCAAG TTTCTAGCGTTGGCGAGGCTCCACCAACAAGCGCGCCCCATGAAGGCCCCTCTACCAGCAGTATGTCAGGGCCACCAGCGAGCAACCCTCAGGGGACGGACAACGTCCTGAACGCCATTGAGGCACTGGAGGGCCGAATCATGAACACCC tgaacAATGTGCAGAGCAGACTTGACACCGTGGAGCGCCTGCTCCTCTACCAGGGAAGGAAGCACAGGGCGCTTGAGAGGCGTGTTCGGGCACTGGAGCAGCAGTTGTCCGCACAGCAGTCGACTGCAAGGGAGCAGTGA